The Chloracidobacterium sp. genome includes a window with the following:
- a CDS encoding FAD-dependent thymidylate synthase codes for MAVACPSVSFRSAPPLVSLTKAFPTPFKNVVATAKTCYSARGIVRDEDIREGFEPLARSIYAAGHHTTYQHAHFQFALANVSRQFIWSFLHAHPFYNSEQVSQRYVPVKPGTYFIPALTGEALTVYETTVARQFAAYEQLTDMLRPVVTAEYLKLFSKHDPAHPKVRSKITKRAMEVARYVLPVATFAYLYHTVSGVTLLRYWRLCNQYDAPEETRAVVGAMVAALLAHDPLYQTVLEEPLPPEAHQEFVFAGWGADDGARRAFREAFDASLEGRVSRLVDWKAHNEEVVAATVREVLGLPPSALTDDEAIALALDPARNRLLGESLNLTTHGKVTRALVHAHYTFRKKLSHTADSQDQRHRMTPASRPLLTGHLDVEPDYETPALIRLDERAERFYGETMARVWEAVGRLKALGVAASDAAYLLPNAVSIRFTESADLLNLHHKHRMRLCYLAQEEIWRASVEEAQQIRAVNPRIGRWLAPPCAQRAVAGARPICPEGERFCGVRVWKLNLNEYQRTF; via the coding sequence ATGGCCGTTGCTTGTCCATCCGTTTCGTTTCGCTCGGCGCCCCCGCTGGTCAGCCTAACGAAAGCTTTTCCGACGCCGTTCAAGAACGTCGTCGCCACGGCGAAGACCTGTTATTCGGCGCGCGGGATTGTCCGCGACGAGGACATTCGGGAAGGCTTTGAGCCGTTGGCGCGCAGCATCTACGCCGCCGGCCACCATACGACCTACCAGCACGCGCACTTTCAGTTCGCACTGGCAAACGTGTCGCGGCAGTTCATCTGGAGCTTCCTGCACGCGCATCCGTTCTACAACTCGGAGCAAGTAAGCCAGCGGTATGTGCCGGTCAAGCCCGGAACGTACTTTATTCCAGCACTCACAGGCGAGGCGCTGACCGTCTATGAGACGACAGTGGCGCGGCAATTTGCCGCTTACGAGCAGTTGACGGACATGCTGCGCCCAGTCGTGACGGCGGAGTACCTGAAGTTATTCTCGAAGCATGACCCGGCGCATCCCAAGGTGCGGAGCAAAATCACCAAGCGCGCCATGGAAGTCGCCCGCTACGTGTTGCCGGTAGCGACGTTTGCATACCTGTACCACACAGTGTCCGGCGTGACGTTGCTGCGGTACTGGCGGCTGTGCAACCAGTATGACGCGCCGGAGGAGACACGCGCGGTAGTGGGCGCGATGGTTGCGGCGCTGCTGGCGCACGACCCCCTCTACCAGACGGTGCTGGAGGAGCCGTTGCCGCCAGAGGCGCATCAGGAGTTTGTTTTTGCGGGCTGGGGCGCAGATGACGGCGCGCGGCGGGCGTTTCGGGAGGCGTTTGACGCCTCGTTGGAGGGGCGGGTGTCGCGTCTGGTGGACTGGAAGGCGCACAATGAAGAAGTCGTGGCGGCGACCGTCCGCGAAGTCTTGGGTTTGCCGCCGTCGGCGCTGACCGACGACGAGGCCATCGCGCTGGCGCTCGACCCGGCGCGCAACCGGCTGCTAGGAGAAAGCTTGAACTTGACGACGCACGGGAAGGTGACGCGCGCGCTCGTGCATGCGCATTACACCTTCCGCAAGAAACTCAGCCACACGGCGGATTCGCAGGATCAGCGCCACCGGATGACGCCTGCCTCGCGTCCGCTGCTGACTGGGCATTTGGATGTGGAACCAGACTACGAAACGCCGGCGCTCATTCGACTGGATGAGCGGGCGGAACGGTTTTACGGCGAGACGATGGCGCGCGTATGGGAGGCTGTCGGGCGTTTGAAGGCGCTGGGCGTCGCGGCGTCGGACGCGGCGTATCTGTTGCCGAACGCCGTCTCGATTCGCTTTACCGAGTCGGCGGATTTGCTCAACCTGCACCATAAGCACCGGATGCGCCTGTGCTACTTGGCGCAGGAGGAAATCTGGCGGGCTTCGGTCGAGGAGGCGCAGCAGATTCGCGCCGTCAATCCGCGCATCGGGCGCTGGCTGGCACCGCCGTGCGCGCAGCGCGCCGTGGCTGGGGCGCGTCCAATTTGCCCCGAAGGCGAACGTTTTTGCGGTGTCCGGGTCTGGAAGCTGAACCTCAACGAGTACCAGCGCACGTTCTAG
- a CDS encoding thiamine pyrophosphate-dependent dehydrogenase E1 component subunit alpha: protein MSLEILDSPPAAAAHPPLSTEQLHEIYHYLKLTRLLEERLVNLYRQTKVVGGLYRSLGQEATAVGSAYALDKSKNDMIAPLIRDLGAMLVMGATPRELLLQYMAKRDSPTRGRDLQIHYADLRRGFIGPISHLGDMLPVMCGVALASRLRREPRVCLVYIGDGASSTGAFAEGMNFAAVQRLPVVVILENNGYAYSTPTSKQTAVERLVDKAVGFGVRGERVDGNDVLAVYEVTRRAVEQAREGGGPTLIEAVTFRMKGHAEHDDQRYVPKELLEAWAAKDPLARYERYLLDNGLATPADLDAITSRIARQLDEDVAFAEANPMPEPSSALLDVYASDAAQGG, encoded by the coding sequence ATGTCGCTTGAAATCTTGGACTCGCCGCCAGCGGCGGCCGCGCACCCGCCGCTTTCCACGGAACAACTCCACGAAATCTACCATTACCTGAAGCTGACGCGCCTGCTCGAAGAGCGTCTGGTCAATCTCTACCGGCAAACCAAAGTCGTCGGTGGGCTGTACCGTTCGCTGGGACAGGAAGCGACGGCCGTCGGCAGCGCCTACGCGCTTGACAAGTCGAAAAACGACATGATTGCGCCGCTCATCCGCGACCTTGGCGCGATGCTGGTCATGGGCGCGACGCCGCGCGAGTTGCTCTTGCAGTACATGGCTAAGCGCGACAGCCCGACCCGCGGACGCGACCTACAGATTCACTACGCCGACTTACGGCGCGGCTTTATCGGCCCGATTTCGCACTTGGGCGACATGCTGCCGGTAATGTGCGGCGTCGCGCTGGCGTCGCGTCTCCGGCGTGAGCCGCGCGTCTGCCTTGTGTACATAGGCGACGGCGCATCCTCAACTGGCGCGTTCGCGGAAGGGATGAACTTCGCCGCCGTCCAGCGCCTGCCGGTCGTCGTCATCTTGGAAAACAACGGCTACGCCTACTCGACGCCGACAAGCAAGCAAACGGCGGTCGAGCGTCTGGTGGATAAAGCCGTCGGCTTCGGCGTGCGCGGCGAGCGCGTGGACGGCAATGACGTATTGGCGGTGTACGAGGTAACGCGCCGCGCTGTGGAACAGGCCCGCGAAGGCGGCGGCCCGACGCTTATTGAGGCGGTGACGTTTCGGATGAAAGGTCACGCGGAGCACGACGATCAAAGGTATGTTCCAAAGGAACTGCTTGAAGCTTGGGCCGCCAAAGACCCGCTGGCGCGCTATGAACGCTATTTGCTTGACAACGGACTAGCGACGCCGGCGGATTTGGACGCCATCACGAGCCGGATTGCCCGCCAACTCGATGAGGATGTCGCCTTCGCCGAAGCCAACCCGATGCCGGAGCCAAGCTCGGCGCTGCTGGACGTTTATGCTTCCGACGCCGCCCAAGGCGGGTGA
- a CDS encoding molybdopterin oxidoreductase family protein, with product MLKERRHYRTCNLCEAMCGLAITVRGDEIVRIEGDREDPFSQGYICPKGVALQDLHYDPNRLRHPLRRTPGGNWERISWEAAFDEVAARLHDIQARYGRNAVATYQGNPAVHNFGTVLSFPSFVRTLKTKNIYSASSVDQLPHMVAAHAMFGHGLLLPVPDIDRTAFFLVMGANPVVSNGSLMTAPGVSRRLEALRRRGGRLVVIDPRRTETAELADQHLFIRPGTDAYLLLAILHVLFAEGRVRLGRLADFTDGVETLATIVREFPPARVASVTGIAAPTIETLAREFADAPSAVCYGRVGLSVQTFGTTAQWLVNALNIVTGNLDRPGGAMFPKAALDPLERFTAGHLGAWKSRVRGLPEFAGELPVAALAEEILTPGEGQVRALITIAGNPVLSTPNGRRLDAALATLEFMAAVDIYINETTRHAHIILPPTGSLEHENYAAIFHHLAVRNTVKYSPALFAPAEDTRHDWQIFLELETRLASRTPFEAIKAQFWRGVRLGLGIDGMLDLAFRFGPYGTGLFGDGLTLAKVKAAVHGIDLGPLQPALPGRLWTKNKRIALAPDLLTRDLPRVRNRLAEANGAQTADDLLLIGRRQLRSNNSWMHNSERLVRGKNRCTLLVHPRDAQRYGVKSGEMVRVTSRVGAIVAPVEVSDEVMPGVVSLPHGWGHDRPGIRLDVARRYAGVSINDVTDEQLVDEASGNAALSGVPVRLERV from the coding sequence ATGCTGAAAGAACGACGGCACTACCGAACGTGCAACTTATGCGAGGCGATGTGCGGGCTGGCCATCACCGTACGCGGCGACGAGATCGTACGCATCGAGGGCGATCGCGAGGACCCTTTTAGTCAAGGCTACATTTGCCCGAAAGGCGTCGCCCTTCAAGACCTTCACTATGACCCTAATCGCCTGCGGCATCCGCTGCGGCGGACGCCCGGCGGGAACTGGGAGCGAATCTCGTGGGAGGCGGCTTTTGATGAAGTCGCCGCGCGCCTGCACGACATCCAGGCGCGCTATGGACGGAACGCCGTCGCTACGTACCAAGGCAATCCGGCGGTACACAACTTTGGTACGGTGCTGTCGTTTCCGTCCTTTGTACGGACCCTGAAGACGAAAAACATCTACTCGGCCAGCTCGGTTGACCAGTTGCCGCACATGGTGGCGGCGCACGCGATGTTCGGTCACGGCTTACTGCTGCCTGTGCCGGACATTGACCGAACCGCGTTTTTTCTCGTCATGGGGGCGAATCCGGTCGTCTCCAACGGCAGCCTGATGACGGCACCGGGCGTGTCGCGCCGGCTGGAAGCGTTGCGCCGACGCGGCGGCCGACTCGTGGTCATTGATCCACGCCGGACGGAGACGGCCGAACTCGCCGATCAGCATCTTTTCATTCGCCCCGGAACGGACGCCTACCTGCTGCTGGCAATACTGCACGTTCTGTTTGCCGAAGGGCGCGTCAGATTGGGACGATTAGCCGACTTCACGGACGGCGTGGAAACGCTGGCGACCATCGTGCGTGAGTTTCCGCCGGCGCGCGTCGCCTCTGTGACCGGCATCGCCGCCCCAACGATTGAGACCCTCGCCCGTGAGTTCGCTGATGCACCTTCCGCCGTGTGCTACGGCCGGGTTGGGCTGTCTGTTCAAACCTTTGGGACGACGGCGCAGTGGCTGGTCAATGCGCTCAATATCGTGACGGGCAATCTTGACCGACCCGGCGGCGCGATGTTTCCTAAAGCGGCGCTCGACCCCTTGGAACGCTTCACCGCCGGACACTTAGGCGCGTGGAAGAGCCGTGTCCGAGGGCTGCCGGAGTTCGCCGGTGAGTTGCCGGTGGCGGCGTTGGCGGAGGAAATTCTGACGCCCGGCGAAGGGCAGGTGCGCGCGCTGATCACAATCGCCGGCAATCCCGTCCTCTCCACACCCAACGGCAGACGACTTGATGCAGCGCTGGCGACGCTGGAGTTTATGGCGGCGGTGGACATCTACATTAACGAGACCACCCGCCATGCGCACATCATCCTGCCGCCGACAGGCTCGCTGGAGCATGAAAACTACGCAGCGATTTTTCACCATCTGGCCGTACGCAATACGGTCAAGTACTCTCCAGCGCTTTTTGCGCCTGCCGAAGACACGCGCCACGACTGGCAAATCTTCCTTGAGTTGGAAACCCGGCTGGCAAGCCGGACGCCTTTTGAGGCCATCAAGGCGCAGTTTTGGCGCGGCGTCCGACTCGGCCTCGGCATAGACGGCATGCTCGATTTGGCGTTTCGCTTTGGGCCGTATGGGACAGGGCTGTTCGGTGATGGACTGACGTTGGCGAAGGTCAAGGCGGCAGTTCACGGCATAGACTTAGGGCCGTTGCAACCGGCGCTACCCGGCCGGCTCTGGACAAAAAACAAGCGCATCGCTCTAGCGCCGGACCTTCTGACGCGCGACCTGCCGCGCGTTAGAAACCGTCTTGCTGAAGCCAACGGAGCGCAGACTGCTGATGACTTGCTGCTGATTGGTCGCCGCCAGCTCCGCAGCAACAATTCATGGATGCACAACAGTGAGCGACTAGTACGCGGCAAAAACCGCTGTACCCTACTGGTTCATCCCAGAGACGCGCAGCGGTACGGCGTCAAGTCAGGCGAGATGGTTAGGGTAACGTCGCGCGTCGGTGCGATTGTCGCGCCGGTCGAGGTTTCCGATGAAGTTATGCCCGGTGTAGTGAGCCTGCCGCATGGGTGGGGACATGACCGTCCGGGCATTCGGCTGGACGTAGCACGGCGCTACGCGGGCGTCAGCATCAACGATGTGACGGATGAACAACTAGTGGACGAAGCCAGCGGCAACGCGGCGCTGAGCGGCGTACCGGTGCGTCTGGAGCGTGTCTGA
- a CDS encoding CoA transferase, translating into MAHRILDLCRLLPGPLAGRMLADLGFEVLRLLPPTGDLTQALSPQLHDWLNAGKQTETLDLKTPEGVARLKSLAAEADALLETNRPGVMERLGVGPDVLRAVNPKLTYVRVASYRDETFHEAPGHDLTYLASGGFLPRFGDGWRHLQIADGAGAHWAVIAVLDGLRKGGGFYEIYLSEAAAGFAYPVPVKLDGSIVCYGVYPTREGQLALALLEPHLWQRFCAAVGREDWKASAFSPAIESNPVYVEIKALLAERTADEWEQLALRHSFPARKVQSYTVPATTIPWRETH; encoded by the coding sequence ATGGCACACCGTATTCTTGACCTCTGCCGGCTGCTGCCCGGCCCTCTGGCCGGGCGAATGCTCGCCGATCTTGGTTTTGAAGTTCTGCGGCTTTTGCCGCCGACAGGCGATCTGACGCAGGCGCTTTCGCCGCAACTCCACGACTGGCTAAACGCCGGTAAGCAAACTGAAACCCTTGATCTGAAAACCCCGGAAGGCGTTGCGCGGCTCAAAAGTCTCGCCGCCGAAGCCGACGCGCTGCTTGAAACGAATCGGCCGGGGGTGATGGAACGATTGGGCGTCGGTCCTGACGTACTTCGCGCCGTCAACCCGAAGCTGACCTACGTTCGGGTGGCGAGTTACCGCGATGAAACCTTTCACGAAGCGCCGGGTCATGACCTGACCTACTTGGCGAGCGGTGGTTTCCTGCCGCGTTTCGGCGATGGCTGGAGGCATCTGCAAATCGCCGACGGCGCCGGCGCGCACTGGGCCGTCATCGCCGTGTTGGACGGTCTCCGCAAAGGCGGCGGCTTTTATGAAATCTATCTTTCCGAAGCCGCCGCCGGCTTCGCCTACCCGGTTCCGGTCAAACTTGACGGCAGCATCGTCTGTTACGGCGTCTACCCGACACGCGAGGGACAGCTGGCGCTGGCGCTGCTTGAGCCGCATCTCTGGCAACGGTTTTGCGCGGCGGTCGGACGCGAGGATTGGAAGGCTTCTGCTTTTTCACCGGCGATTGAAAGCAATCCGGTGTACGTCGAAATCAAGGCCTTGCTCGCGGAGCGTACCGCTGACGAGTGGGAGCAACTGGCGCTGAGACACAGCTTTCCGGCGCGTAAGGTGCAGTCCTACACCGTACCGGCGACGACCATTCCGTGGCGCGAAACGCACTGA
- a CDS encoding response regulator yields the protein MGAGKVETLETVNGVITDFQMPRLDGIELARRLRRRPDLPILGLSGTLGPPKGCADVFENIVFLQKPFEIAELLDAACRLFLATAD from the coding sequence ATCGGCGCTGGAAAAGTTGAGACGCTTGAAACCGTCAACGGCGTCATCACCGATTTCCAGATGCCTCGGCTGGACGGCATTGAACTGGCGCGGCGGCTGCGGCGGCGCCCAGACCTCCCGATTCTCGGTCTTTCGGGAACACTTGGCCCTCCTAAAGGATGCGCGGACGTGTTTGAGAACATCGTGTTCCTCCAAAAACCGTTTGAGATCGCAGAGTTGTTAGATGCGGCTTGTCGGCTCTTCCTTGCGACGGCGGACTAG
- a CDS encoding HD domain-containing protein, producing the protein MPNPWAARLAECEAEAARLDALEGYAAPHAVRLAAVTDRLAAAFGLSERGRRDLRAAALLHDVGEGGGDFPFLTAARPLTFSERCALWRHPIVGERLARKRGLPEAVGLLVRWHHENWDGSGYPDGLRGEQIPLPARLLRIADVWCALTNDRPFRPAYTPVEAVERMRGMLGTVLDPVAAACWLDSVAAGDPTVGDNCERSLPAATPWMTVVDGRQAAFLGFELAALQTLSFQSIALPYGGDGSLGWRLKLLGKQVFSNDARQAEACLAVAAVENNGYVLTASQVDAWLQAARDAEANPDFPYNPALRQWFNPAAARWLAGFRQAVLRAADRVTQALGVSLGLHLGDYWLAFDPSVERLRQTFEDAAIEALARVNCVIDNGLANQATCLPAHVFVVQTTADVIYLRLPSPTPYDQALYYRDGWRELWVRDAPDALVQLTLAHTGRFGGRLASRREYLAALRSLLRRLAHFPQWVIGCAHEAQLPDDLLAEISRFRPVARVLTKTADACGTLPNQSIIFCLPEQDTRSAALRKAH; encoded by the coding sequence ATGCCGAACCCATGGGCGGCGCGCTTGGCTGAGTGCGAGGCTGAAGCGGCGCGGCTTGACGCTCTCGAAGGCTACGCTGCTCCCCACGCCGTTCGGTTGGCCGCCGTTACGGATCGGCTCGCCGCAGCTTTTGGGCTTTCCGAACGCGGACGGCGCGACCTGCGGGCGGCGGCTCTGTTGCATGATGTCGGCGAAGGCGGGGGCGATTTCCCGTTTCTGACGGCGGCGCGTCCGCTCACCTTCTCCGAACGGTGTGCCCTGTGGCGGCATCCGATTGTCGGTGAGCGCCTTGCCCGCAAACGCGGTTTGCCCGAGGCCGTTGGATTGCTGGTTCGCTGGCACCACGAAAACTGGGATGGGTCAGGTTACCCCGATGGTCTGCGCGGCGAGCAGATTCCATTGCCGGCGCGGTTGCTCCGCATCGCGGATGTCTGGTGCGCGCTGACCAACGACCGTCCTTTCCGGCCGGCGTACACGCCAGTTGAAGCTGTGGAGCGGATGCGCGGCATGCTGGGTACGGTGCTTGACCCGGTGGCTGCAGCCTGTTGGTTGGATAGCGTCGCCGCCGGCGACCCAACGGTCGGTGACAACTGTGAGCGCTCCCTGCCTGCGGCGACGCCATGGATGACGGTGGTGGATGGACGGCAAGCTGCCTTCCTCGGTTTCGAGCTGGCGGCGCTTCAGACGCTCTCGTTTCAATCCATCGCCTTGCCCTACGGCGGCGACGGCTCGCTTGGTTGGCGGCTCAAACTGCTTGGCAAGCAGGTGTTCAGCAATGACGCACGTCAAGCCGAGGCTTGTCTGGCTGTGGCGGCGGTTGAAAACAACGGCTACGTCCTTACGGCGTCCCAAGTGGACGCTTGGTTGCAGGCGGCGCGCGACGCCGAAGCCAACCCTGACTTCCCATACAATCCGGCCTTGCGCCAGTGGTTTAACCCAGCGGCGGCGCGCTGGTTGGCCGGCTTCCGTCAGGCGGTTCTCCGCGCCGCCGACCGCGTTACGCAGGCGCTGGGTGTCAGTTTAGGGTTGCATCTTGGCGACTACTGGCTGGCCTTTGATCCGAGCGTGGAGCGTTTGCGCCAAACATTTGAGGATGCGGCAATTGAGGCGTTGGCGCGCGTCAATTGCGTTATAGACAACGGGCTGGCGAACCAGGCGACTTGTTTGCCGGCGCATGTGTTCGTCGTGCAGACGACGGCCGATGTCATCTATCTCCGCCTACCGTCACCGACGCCTTACGATCAGGCGCTTTATTACCGCGACGGCTGGCGCGAACTGTGGGTTCGCGATGCGCCGGATGCCCTAGTGCAGCTTACGCTGGCGCACACTGGACGCTTCGGCGGCCGTCTGGCTTCACGCCGTGAGTATCTAGCCGCCCTTCGTTCCTTGCTTCGTCGCTTGGCGCATTTCCCGCAGTGGGTGATCGGGTGCGCCCACGAAGCTCAACTACCCGACGACCTCCTTGCGGAGATCAGCCGTTTCCGTCCGGTCGCCAGAGTGTTGACCAAGACCGCCGATGCGTGCGGAACGCTTCCCAATCAATCCATCATCTTTTGTCTGCCCGAGCAGGACACCCGCTCCGCCGCTTTGCGGAAAGCCCACTAG